In Montipora capricornis isolate CH-2021 chromosome 4, ASM3666992v2, whole genome shotgun sequence, a single genomic region encodes these proteins:
- the LOC138045842 gene encoding serine protease FAM111A-like isoform X3 — protein sequence MNDSGCVADESLQEDNKSLRKMNDSGCVADESLQEDNKSLSEPEVKNPLNETEGSLTIKDAVEKKENFRTAGDPKLYCIRFPDFKKLQGKQKCESSGNETILDMVKRKFQKVGFKSCKPKFENIIFFDENDNCLNVGLPAGVLSTAKTYKCVFKKELVFRPSDFRRDYAVEEYDENWKFESFLVSFTEVNRVISRFSKIVHSKMQVDFFNGETIFEALSRDNRFVEKMLRRCLFTCADEDGGLMDLSMRAHHFQGKSIEIRVVQEEDKDLPQLVHPRKRPKQDPVAANGKVEDKPSKTTQQPDSASGGPSTETSSASFPSLMRNEFTEDLTHLIECAFDIKSQKLTSRDKKKLVQRCNQILRQCNFASAENMSIFVSDVEELAEIAKSVGVVIKIEDGGSSFLAGTCFRIGTQFIITNKHVYDKLSEIRPGTVFIDFAFKKGEAPSPHGQRYQVLNVLVSSSEELDYAILKLREPPHELPPSIFTTGVTIMDPSKNPHHMLQGQKLRLIGHPNKQRKKIDPICPVFTIPQDGRAYHRYSLRMETFLALTDQRRETYHVSNFFFGSSGSPGILFENDKKYLVVLHTKGFFLEDHNRSSIEQGVLFTEIVKDVKQSIENADHDPSIRLADIFPRVESWPELMDTD from the exons GAAAATGAACGATTCAGGATGTGTTGCAGATGAAAGTTTGCAAGAAGATAACAAGAGTTTAAG TGAGCCAGAGGTTAAAAATCCTTTAAATGAGACCGAAGGCAGCCTGACAATCAAGGATGCAgtagagaaaaaagaaaattttag GACTGCTGGAGACCCCAAGCTGTACTGTATAAGATTCCCTGATTTCAAAAAGCTGCAAGGTAAACAGAAATGTGAATCCTCTGGAAATGAAACCATTCTTGACATGGTAAAGAGAAAATTCCAAAAGGTTGGTTTCAAAAGTTGCAAGCCTAAATTTGAGAACATCATCTTTTTCGATGAAAATGATAACTGTTTAAATGTTGGTCTACCAGCTGGAGTATTATCAACTGCGAAAACATACAAATGTGTATTTAAAAAAGAGCTTGTCTTCCGTCCAAGCGACTTTCGTCGCGATTATGCTGTTGAAGAGTACGACGAGAACTGGAAATTCGAAAGTTTCCTTGTGTCATTTACGGAGGTTAATCGTGTCATCAGTCGTTTCTCAAAAATCGTCCATAGCAAGATGCAAGTGGATTTCTTCAATGGTGAAACAATATTTGAAGCCTTATCAAGGGATAATAGATTTGTCGAGAAAATGCTGCGACGCTGTCTATTTACATGTGCAGATGAAGATGGTGGACTGATGGACTTGTCAATGAGGGCTCACCATTTCCAAGGCAAATCCATTGAGATTCGCGTTGTACAAGAGGAAGATAAAGATTTACCACAACTTGTTCACCCTAGGAAGAGGCCCAAACAAGATCCTGTTGCGGCCAATGGTAAAGTGGAAGATAAACCAAGCAAAACCACACAACAACCTGATTCAGCTTCAGGTGGACCCAGCACTGAGACATCATCGGCCTCATTCCCTTCTTTGATGAGAAATGAATTTACTGAAGACTTAACACATTTGATTGAGTGCGCATTTGACATTAAATCTCAAAAGTTAACCAGCCGGGATAAAAAGAAATTAGTCCAGCGTTGTAACCAAATACTTCGCCAATGTAACTTTGCCTCAGCGGAAAACATGAGTATCTTTGTAAGCGATGTAGAGGAACTCGCTGAAATTGCAAAGTCAGTGGGGGTTGTCATTAAAATTGAGGATGGAGGAAGCTCCTTCTTGGCTGGAACCTGTTTCAGAATAGGAACGCAGTTtataataacaaacaaacatgtGTATGATAAGTTGTCGGAAATTCGCCCAGGGACCGTTTTCATTGATTTTGCCTTCAAGAAAGGTGAAGCACCAAGTCCCCATGGGCAAAGGTATCAGGTTCTCAATGTTCTGGTGTCGAGTTCTGAGGAGCTAGATTATGCCATATTGAAACTGAGAGAACCACCTCATGAGTTACCACCCAGCATTTTCACCACTGGAGTAACCATCATGGACCCAAGCAAAAATCCCCACCACATGCTGCAAGGTCAAAAGCTTCGCCTGATTGGCCATCCAAATAAGCAACGCAAGAAGATAGACCCGATATGTCCTGTGTTTACAATTCCCCAGGATGGCCGTGCCTATCACAGATATAGTCTACGGATGGAAACATTCCTTGCATTAACAGACCAAAGACGGGAAACGTACCAtgtcagcaattttttttttggctcgTCTGGGTCCCCAGGGATTCTTTTCGAAAATGACAAAAAGTACTTAGTTGTCCTTCACACCAAAGGTTTTTTCCTTGAGGATCACAACAGAAGCTCTATTGAGCAAGGGGTATTGTTCACTGAAATAGTGAAAGATGTTAAGCAATCCATCGAGAATGCGGATCATGACCCAAGTATTAGATTAGCAGACATTTTCCCAAGGGTTGAATCCTGGCCTGAGTTGATGGACACTGATTAA
- the LOC138045842 gene encoding serine protease FAM111A-like isoform X2: protein MNDSGCVADESLQEDNKSLSEPEVKNPLNETESSLTTKDAVEKKKKFRKMNDSGCVADESLQEDNKSLRTAGDPKLYCIRFPDFKKLQGKQKCESSGNETILDMVKRKFQKVGFKSCKPKFENIIFFDENDNCLNVGLPAGVLSTAKTYKCVFKKELVFRPSDFRRDYAVEEYDENWKFESFLVSFTEVNRVISRFSKIVHSKMQVDFFNGETIFEALSRDNRFVEKMLRRCLFTCADEDGGLMDLSMRAHHFQGKSIEIRVVQEEDKDLPQLVHPRKRPKQDPVAANGKVEDKPSKTTQQPDSASGGPSTETSSASFPSLMRNEFTEDLTHLIECAFDIKSQKLTSRDKKKLVQRCNQILRQCNFASAENMSIFVSDVEELAEIAKSVGVVIKIEDGGSSFLAGTCFRIGTQFIITNKHVYDKLSEIRPGTVFIDFAFKKGEAPSPHGQRYQVLNVLVSSSEELDYAILKLREPPHELPPSIFTTGVTIMDPSKNPHHMLQGQKLRLIGHPNKQRKKIDPICPVFTIPQDGRAYHRYSLRMETFLALTDQRRETYHVSNFFFGSSGSPGILFENDKKYLVVLHTKGFFLEDHNRSSIEQGVLFTEIVKDVKQSIENADHDPSIRLADIFPRVESWPELMDTD, encoded by the exons TGAGCCAGAGGTTAAAAATCCTTTAAATGAGACTGAAAGCAGCCTGACTACTAAGGATGcagtagagaaaaaaaaaaaatttag GAAAATGAACGATTCAGGATGTGTTGCAGATGAAAGTTTGCAAGAAGATAACAAGAGTTTAAG GACTGCTGGAGACCCCAAGCTGTACTGTATAAGATTCCCTGATTTCAAAAAGCTGCAAGGTAAACAGAAATGTGAATCCTCTGGAAATGAAACCATTCTTGACATGGTAAAGAGAAAATTCCAAAAGGTTGGTTTCAAAAGTTGCAAGCCTAAATTTGAGAACATCATCTTTTTCGATGAAAATGATAACTGTTTAAATGTTGGTCTACCAGCTGGAGTATTATCAACTGCGAAAACATACAAATGTGTATTTAAAAAAGAGCTTGTCTTCCGTCCAAGCGACTTTCGTCGCGATTATGCTGTTGAAGAGTACGACGAGAACTGGAAATTCGAAAGTTTCCTTGTGTCATTTACGGAGGTTAATCGTGTCATCAGTCGTTTCTCAAAAATCGTCCATAGCAAGATGCAAGTGGATTTCTTCAATGGTGAAACAATATTTGAAGCCTTATCAAGGGATAATAGATTTGTCGAGAAAATGCTGCGACGCTGTCTATTTACATGTGCAGATGAAGATGGTGGACTGATGGACTTGTCAATGAGGGCTCACCATTTCCAAGGCAAATCCATTGAGATTCGCGTTGTACAAGAGGAAGATAAAGATTTACCACAACTTGTTCACCCTAGGAAGAGGCCCAAACAAGATCCTGTTGCGGCCAATGGTAAAGTGGAAGATAAACCAAGCAAAACCACACAACAACCTGATTCAGCTTCAGGTGGACCCAGCACTGAGACATCATCGGCCTCATTCCCTTCTTTGATGAGAAATGAATTTACTGAAGACTTAACACATTTGATTGAGTGCGCATTTGACATTAAATCTCAAAAGTTAACCAGCCGGGATAAAAAGAAATTAGTCCAGCGTTGTAACCAAATACTTCGCCAATGTAACTTTGCCTCAGCGGAAAACATGAGTATCTTTGTAAGCGATGTAGAGGAACTCGCTGAAATTGCAAAGTCAGTGGGGGTTGTCATTAAAATTGAGGATGGAGGAAGCTCCTTCTTGGCTGGAACCTGTTTCAGAATAGGAACGCAGTTtataataacaaacaaacatgtGTATGATAAGTTGTCGGAAATTCGCCCAGGGACCGTTTTCATTGATTTTGCCTTCAAGAAAGGTGAAGCACCAAGTCCCCATGGGCAAAGGTATCAGGTTCTCAATGTTCTGGTGTCGAGTTCTGAGGAGCTAGATTATGCCATATTGAAACTGAGAGAACCACCTCATGAGTTACCACCCAGCATTTTCACCACTGGAGTAACCATCATGGACCCAAGCAAAAATCCCCACCACATGCTGCAAGGTCAAAAGCTTCGCCTGATTGGCCATCCAAATAAGCAACGCAAGAAGATAGACCCGATATGTCCTGTGTTTACAATTCCCCAGGATGGCCGTGCCTATCACAGATATAGTCTACGGATGGAAACATTCCTTGCATTAACAGACCAAAGACGGGAAACGTACCAtgtcagcaattttttttttggctcgTCTGGGTCCCCAGGGATTCTTTTCGAAAATGACAAAAAGTACTTAGTTGTCCTTCACACCAAAGGTTTTTTCCTTGAGGATCACAACAGAAGCTCTATTGAGCAAGGGGTATTGTTCACTGAAATAGTGAAAGATGTTAAGCAATCCATCGAGAATGCGGATCATGACCCAAGTATTAGATTAGCAGACATTTTCCCAAGGGTTGAATCCTGGCCTGAGTTGATGGACACTGATTAA
- the LOC138045842 gene encoding serine protease FAM111A-like isoform X1 — translation MNDSGCVADESLQEDNKSLSEPEVKNPLNETESSLTTKDAVEKKKKFRKMNDSGCVADESLQEDNKSLSEPEVKNPLNETEGSLTIKDAVEKKENFRTAGDPKLYCIRFPDFKKLQGKQKCESSGNETILDMVKRKFQKVGFKSCKPKFENIIFFDENDNCLNVGLPAGVLSTAKTYKCVFKKELVFRPSDFRRDYAVEEYDENWKFESFLVSFTEVNRVISRFSKIVHSKMQVDFFNGETIFEALSRDNRFVEKMLRRCLFTCADEDGGLMDLSMRAHHFQGKSIEIRVVQEEDKDLPQLVHPRKRPKQDPVAANGKVEDKPSKTTQQPDSASGGPSTETSSASFPSLMRNEFTEDLTHLIECAFDIKSQKLTSRDKKKLVQRCNQILRQCNFASAENMSIFVSDVEELAEIAKSVGVVIKIEDGGSSFLAGTCFRIGTQFIITNKHVYDKLSEIRPGTVFIDFAFKKGEAPSPHGQRYQVLNVLVSSSEELDYAILKLREPPHELPPSIFTTGVTIMDPSKNPHHMLQGQKLRLIGHPNKQRKKIDPICPVFTIPQDGRAYHRYSLRMETFLALTDQRRETYHVSNFFFGSSGSPGILFENDKKYLVVLHTKGFFLEDHNRSSIEQGVLFTEIVKDVKQSIENADHDPSIRLADIFPRVESWPELMDTD, via the exons TGAGCCAGAGGTTAAAAATCCTTTAAATGAGACTGAAAGCAGCCTGACTACTAAGGATGcagtagagaaaaaaaaaaaatttag GAAAATGAACGATTCAGGATGTGTTGCAGATGAAAGTTTGCAAGAAGATAACAAGAGTTTAAG TGAGCCAGAGGTTAAAAATCCTTTAAATGAGACCGAAGGCAGCCTGACAATCAAGGATGCAgtagagaaaaaagaaaattttag GACTGCTGGAGACCCCAAGCTGTACTGTATAAGATTCCCTGATTTCAAAAAGCTGCAAGGTAAACAGAAATGTGAATCCTCTGGAAATGAAACCATTCTTGACATGGTAAAGAGAAAATTCCAAAAGGTTGGTTTCAAAAGTTGCAAGCCTAAATTTGAGAACATCATCTTTTTCGATGAAAATGATAACTGTTTAAATGTTGGTCTACCAGCTGGAGTATTATCAACTGCGAAAACATACAAATGTGTATTTAAAAAAGAGCTTGTCTTCCGTCCAAGCGACTTTCGTCGCGATTATGCTGTTGAAGAGTACGACGAGAACTGGAAATTCGAAAGTTTCCTTGTGTCATTTACGGAGGTTAATCGTGTCATCAGTCGTTTCTCAAAAATCGTCCATAGCAAGATGCAAGTGGATTTCTTCAATGGTGAAACAATATTTGAAGCCTTATCAAGGGATAATAGATTTGTCGAGAAAATGCTGCGACGCTGTCTATTTACATGTGCAGATGAAGATGGTGGACTGATGGACTTGTCAATGAGGGCTCACCATTTCCAAGGCAAATCCATTGAGATTCGCGTTGTACAAGAGGAAGATAAAGATTTACCACAACTTGTTCACCCTAGGAAGAGGCCCAAACAAGATCCTGTTGCGGCCAATGGTAAAGTGGAAGATAAACCAAGCAAAACCACACAACAACCTGATTCAGCTTCAGGTGGACCCAGCACTGAGACATCATCGGCCTCATTCCCTTCTTTGATGAGAAATGAATTTACTGAAGACTTAACACATTTGATTGAGTGCGCATTTGACATTAAATCTCAAAAGTTAACCAGCCGGGATAAAAAGAAATTAGTCCAGCGTTGTAACCAAATACTTCGCCAATGTAACTTTGCCTCAGCGGAAAACATGAGTATCTTTGTAAGCGATGTAGAGGAACTCGCTGAAATTGCAAAGTCAGTGGGGGTTGTCATTAAAATTGAGGATGGAGGAAGCTCCTTCTTGGCTGGAACCTGTTTCAGAATAGGAACGCAGTTtataataacaaacaaacatgtGTATGATAAGTTGTCGGAAATTCGCCCAGGGACCGTTTTCATTGATTTTGCCTTCAAGAAAGGTGAAGCACCAAGTCCCCATGGGCAAAGGTATCAGGTTCTCAATGTTCTGGTGTCGAGTTCTGAGGAGCTAGATTATGCCATATTGAAACTGAGAGAACCACCTCATGAGTTACCACCCAGCATTTTCACCACTGGAGTAACCATCATGGACCCAAGCAAAAATCCCCACCACATGCTGCAAGGTCAAAAGCTTCGCCTGATTGGCCATCCAAATAAGCAACGCAAGAAGATAGACCCGATATGTCCTGTGTTTACAATTCCCCAGGATGGCCGTGCCTATCACAGATATAGTCTACGGATGGAAACATTCCTTGCATTAACAGACCAAAGACGGGAAACGTACCAtgtcagcaattttttttttggctcgTCTGGGTCCCCAGGGATTCTTTTCGAAAATGACAAAAAGTACTTAGTTGTCCTTCACACCAAAGGTTTTTTCCTTGAGGATCACAACAGAAGCTCTATTGAGCAAGGGGTATTGTTCACTGAAATAGTGAAAGATGTTAAGCAATCCATCGAGAATGCGGATCATGACCCAAGTATTAGATTAGCAGACATTTTCCCAAGGGTTGAATCCTGGCCTGAGTTGATGGACACTGATTAA